Proteins from one Pongo abelii isolate AG06213 chromosome 7, NHGRI_mPonAbe1-v2.0_pri, whole genome shotgun sequence genomic window:
- the LOC129047604 gene encoding beta-defensin 105A: MALIRKTFYFLFAVFFVLVQLPSECQAGLDFSQPFPSGEFAVCESCKLGRGKCRKECLENEKPDGNCRLNFLCCRERI, from the exons ATGGCACTGATcaggaagacattttattttctatttgctgTGTTCTTCGTTTTGGTTCAACTGCCATCAG aGTGCCAGGCAGGACTCGATTTTTCCCAACCATTTCCATCAG GTGAGTTTGCTGTCTGTGAGTCATGCAAGCTCGGTCGGGGAAAATGCAGGAAAGAGTGCTTGGAGAATGAGAAGCCCGATGGAAATTGCAGGCTGAACTTTCTCTGCTGCAGAGAGAGGATCTGA